The genomic interval agctgctgctccaTCTCCCCTTTTCCAGAATAGGGCTGTAGCTTTGTAACTTGCCTAACATACTctgccaaaacaaaacatgtatttGGTTTTGATTATCATATGGCAAGTGTCACTAAACtaagttctttttttctcagcttTCACATGCAGACAGGTAACTATGTTCAGTCGCAttcaaaatcaataataaaagtgaatttttgCCTTATGCGTCCATTTAAGTGATTTGTCACTTTAAAGagtatttgtctgtttttaactTCAGAACAAAATATTCTGTCAATAAGCCAATAAAGCGTTGCCATGATTCAAAAACCGTCTATTGGAAAATATGGCAGATTTCATATTCCATTCAGGGAGTCCTGTGGCAGCCAAGTGACAGATTTCTCAAGCTATTTTTGACCTCCTCAGTGAGGACCTCCCTCATGTACAATaaatgtgtgggtttttttctgaACATAGCTGTCAGAAACACTCTTCGTTTCCTTAGGTGCAAACCTGTGATGGTCTATCTcagtaacacattttttattatccaCAAGCTCTGCTTATACAGGCTGCAGTGTGCGTTTCCCACGAGTGCACACACTGAACTTTTGATGTTGCAATCAAAGCTTGAATCTGTTCTAGCAGCTTCTATGGGACAATTGAAATCGTATGGACGAAAATTGATCGAATCTGGCTTGAGTTTTGGGCAGTTCACTATGTTTTCAGGATTTATCTGATGGCTTAAAACCTCTTTGATGCTTCATCTAAACCTGTTCTCCGTAAAGAATATTTCTCACATCTGTTTCCATCCTAAAGATGAAAAAGGGAAGAACTAAACTCTTTCATTGACATAATGGTACAGATTACACCAGCACTCCAAATAAAACATCCAAAGAAGGCTTCGTCGCATCTGCGATTTATCTTTCCAATTCATCCACGGCGCGGAGCTCCATTTCTTCCCTCATTAAAGTTATCCGACCGATTTGGAAGCCAGTTTTAGTCATGGGTGAAGTTTGCTACAGTGTTGTGTGCTAGATTTCACTGGAACTAATACCCTGGGAGACAATGAAAGAATTTTGTCACTGTTAACTGCCTGATCCAGCATCGTCTTGCAGTGGAACAGCACAGTCTGTTGAGTGACTGAGCGTATGACTTACTGTAGTGTCATCAGTTACACTCAGGGATAGACTGCCGATAAAAAAACAGTCGGGAACAcaaattcaaatgttaaatTCAAAGGGCacagaataaaatttttttttcatatttttaggcctttttattcctttattgcACATCCTTTTGACCATATCTATACATCTATACCTAACCGAGTAATCCTTAAAAACTGAGGAAAtgaacaaacactgattgtaaacTTACACTTCACAAACACTATAAACTgattcttcaaatctgattggtaaATCACAATATTGTTCCAGGGTCAGTAAAGATGTTCATCCAGAAACATGTAGCACTTggtaaaatcaggttctgcttCCTTTATTTGACAGTTTTAGAGCAGGCAGGAAAGCGATGGACCGGCAAAAGACGTTTTTGAGAAGCTGTATGTCGGCACACGAATCACAAAGCTACTGACGCAAACAGACAACTCAGATTTAAATAGGCATCCAATAAAGTACAACAAAGTACAAAGGTACATAGATTCGAAGCTTTAAATCCTCTTAAAACGACCAAAAGCACATGAATGCTGCCCGACAGAGAACGCTGTGGATCAGCTACTGTGGCTTAAATGGCCTGATTGACCTTTCCTCCCCTTAAAATCTTTACATATTTACTTTGTATCTAAATTCAGCGTCTACAGTCAGCCCCCTGATCTACTGGCCTGCGGGGAAAATGCACCAATGCTCCCTACAGATAGTCCATTGGTGATTACATTACAAGAGACAGcaaagcataaatattttacCAATTTAAGTTCACAGAGGCAAAGGTTAATTCACGAGAGGCCCAGAGCTAACCCAGCAGGATTTGTTTGTGCAAAACGCAGCCCATCGTCTACTGGCCTGCTCCTAAATCATCTACAATTGCAAGAGGAATAAGGTTAAAGAGGGGAACATCTGGTACGGCCAAAATAACCCATGCTTTCAGGTAATGGCTAatgaaattgtgctttatttaacatttcatcCTGCTGTCATGCTCAGTGGCTAAATGTTTACGAGAGCATGTATGGAATGATAAAAGAAGTTCAGAAAAGCCCCCACACTCGCTCACCTGTGCTGTGTTACTTTACATTAACCAGGATGCCCTGAAGGTGTAGCTCACCCCTTTGAAGTAATCCCCGACAGCTGGTATTTGTCAAGATGAATGTCCACTTTTTGTCCTTTTAGTTAGAGAGCATTCAAGGAAAGGAAATGCTAAATGGTTTGGTAGGGACGCAGATCTAATGCGGCTAACTCCAGCTGGGGGCAATTCTGAATCTTACACACCCCAGCGCTGAATGTTCCCGACAGCTCCTGGCTCGCTGTCTGGGCTGGATTACATACTGTCATGGAAATATAGGACAGAAACGTATGTGGactatatatgtaaatgcaattaGGAAGATTAATGGGTTGTCTTTACACTGGATCTGGCTGACATATcagagaatttaaaaaaattgtgatttccAAGCCTGGAAAACACTGAGGGAATTAATCAAACCCTAAATGTGAATTGTGTTGTTGGAGTACGACTTGGAATTGTTTAAAGGTTTCCTGAACACTGTGCTCTTCTGCAACTGGCCAGACATACATATCCCACCCCCACAACTCATGCAGCAAACCATTGGCTGGGCAAATATTGCTGTCACAACTTGTTCAGATGCTAAAAATGCACCCCCAGTGCCAAAGTTTACACATCAACCCAACCGAGGAAACAAACTACAGttcagaaaaggaaaaaaaaatcctaaaaaataaGATAACACTTTTCTGTGATATGACTGGACAATAGCATGTTAATTGCAATGAAATAGACTTCTTATAGCTGAAATGAACTGTAAAGGGGTTGTTTTGACCCACTTAAGTAGTCTACTTTGTATATTTCTGTATGTTTAATTGTACAAACGAATGTCCTGACGCGCATTTATGAAGTTTCTATACTATGACTTGTTAACATATTGGTcgttttttaatactttttaataaaagaacataTTGCATGACCTAATACCTAATACCTAAATGTACAATACCTACAACTACCGCACTAACTAATTATTAGCATCAAATTGATAGTTTATTGAAGAAAAAGTAGCttgttaatagtgaaaattgtagattaaaataaagtgcaaccaacttttaaaatttgaagtgcacatttattacaataatcGCACTTCCTTTTCACAAGTATTAGCTTGcacataagaaaaataattcacCAGCTATAGATGTTGCTTATTATTGCTTAACACTGCAATCCACAGTTAGTCTGTACCTTGAACTGAACTTTGAACAGTGATTTATTAGTATAAAATAtcaattgtatttaaaaaaatatctctaCATAATAATGAAATGACTTCAGAGATCATGTAAGAGTTATATAAGTTGCATGCCCTCAAGTCGTTCgctatttcttcttctttttttttttttttgaatacttCAAATCACCATATGATTTATCATCTCTTGCTATGCGAGAAATGCTGATacctaataaatgcagcccctGGTCTCAGTGGTTGCATTTCCCCCCCGTGAGAGAGAGGCCAGACCCTCTCACGGCACACCAGCATCTTATTGAGGAAGAGCTTCCTTAAACCTCTCTATTGTAAGCACCTGGGCCAGGAAGAATGGCTCTTTCACAAGTAAATTGCGGCCCGGCTTTACAGAGAGATTTTATAACAGAGCACAGTTGACATTGGCAAGAGTGGCACGGCCGGCCATTGAAAAGCATGAGCTGCCTCAGTCACAGGAGATCAATCACGGCAGCCTATTTCCCCGAAGCTGTAGATTTCCGCTGGGGAGGGGAGCCAAGGGCAGTAAAATAAGCAGCTTGTGGTTAGTCTCATTGTAGAGCCGAGAATCCCAGCGGGTCCCGTACTTCACATGGAGCTGTCAATCTAAAGCTAACAAAGCGCGTCTGACGTCTTAAGCCTGCGTCTTCCCTCCCCCTCACAGGCAGGGATGCTGCTGCCATGGTAACAGCTGAGTCATCCCATGCCCTTCGAAGCGATGCTCTCTTTTGCTGCTCAGAAGCTCGTATGCGCTCTGCTCACCACAGGTGCCATCTGGGAACAGCACCGGGCTGGCAGATTGTGCTAGCCGGATGGGTAACGTTTCTTCTGCGGTCAAGCACTGCCTGAGCTATGAGACTTTCTTGCGGGATTATCCTTGGTATCCACGGCTCCTGTGGGAAGAAAAGGTGGGGGTCTGTTTTTGCATGCGCAAGATTTATACATGGCTTTAGGAAATACAGCAACGCAGAGAGAAAAGCAGTCGCATAAAAGAATAGCTCACTTCGTAATGGAAGCTTAAATAAACGACCCTCATGTTATTCTCAAACagttattttctttcatctgtgaGCTGATGACATTACATGCATTGCTGTGACAAAAAGGGTCGTGTATCATTACAATATGTTAACAACTCAAACCaagttttacattatttatgccGTATGTTCCATTTGAAAACATGCTAATGAGATTTGAAACCTATGACAAACTACAGAACTGATCACACTTTGTTATTTTATGGTCCAGTTTTctctattaacaaaccattaaccatgacttttgcctcaataactCTTTAAGTGTAAGCATTTaagaattacattaaattacgaCAGGATGGAAGGCCTATATCCTGTAGTATACTATACTAAAGAATATGGTACAGACCTAAAATCAAATAGAAAgttctgtaacactttattttatgattaaaccTACTAGTTgcatattagcatgcatattgatagaatattatccatttattagtgctaattaagcacatattaatttttttattctaaatgacCTTATTCTGCATCCTACACAATACCTAAACTGATGAACTACCTCATgaactaataataagcagcaaaacaaaaaaatattgaggaAAATGTCATAGTTactagttaacaagtgttacctattccaAAGTGTTACTGAAAGTTCATATGGCATCAAATTAAACTACACTGAAAAAGTTACAGTATTACTTTCTGTCAAATTGTAATCATGACTTGGTTTGAATCAGACGTTTAATcaatattaaagttatttaatatacatttaacataatttaattacatttaaattacattttttatagttatttttaatgacttAGTCTTGATGGGAATTGAAAAggttttaaatcattataatttgaACACTAATTTCCACATATTGATTGGTTCAAATTTGATaagatatttaatataagtTTGAATTTTCAATTCCTAATTCAAGAGTCATTTGCTTTTTATCCAAAGTAAAAAGCATTGAGGATTAAACCTAgaatttttatactttattttgttgatAAGAAACTAATGGGGCCTGTATTTCTGGTCTGAGCGGCGATGTAGAAGAGTAAGTTTGATTTATGAGTGAATTTAATGGGCTGTCCTAACTGCAGGCCTGGGGTGATAACGGGACAAACCGCAATGGTTCTCCTCCACCTACACAGCACACGCAGTCAGAAACTTTGTAAAAAGAACTTTGTTATCATTCCTTTAACACATCCATTTCCTCCCTCTATGACAGCACAATTAAATCAAACTTAGCTCTAAAGAAACTAGGCTGTGCAGTTCTTCACAGAGAGGGTTTCCGTATCAAGAGGCTGGGGTTTTATAGTCATCCAAATCTTCTATAAACACAGCATTGCCCCTTGGTAATACAACTCCCGAATTCAGAGGTTTAGCTTTGGTTTTACCATTGGAAAAGAGGAAATACTTGTTTCCAAAGCACATTATGTCATAAATGACCTGCCAAGGATCTGAAGACCAGATTCAAAACATGAAGTTGTACGCACCATTTGACAGGAAGCACCGGACAGAGGATGTGTCTTAATCCACCTTTCAGATTTTCCGTACAGCTCTGTGAAATTGTTATATGGTCTTTCCTTCCTCATTGTTTTTCAATTTACAGTGCGCTGAACTGCCTAAGCTTCCACGTTGTGTCAAAATTGTGGAGGTCGGACCAAGAGATGGACTTCAGAATGAGAAGGTAGAGATTTCATCATTCTAAAGTGCTTGAAGCATTGCAGCTTAAAGTGGTTAAGCATGTTTATGATCAGCATTCTGCTTTTAGGTTTAAGCGGGAAAACCACaccaaatcaaatgaaaatacgTAAATATAACAAGTGGCTAAGGCATTAAGGGAAAACCACCTGGTACACATTTCTGATTCCGTAATATGCAGAAAACGCAGGATGCATGATACACTACtaccagtaatgttttatttggcCACCTCTAGCATGATTTACAACCTGAATTCCAGAAATGTTgggatgttttttatttgaaaaaaaataaaaactaaaagaatttcaaataacatgagccaatattttattcacagcagaaaataaagtgagacatttttttaattttatacaatagTCGATACAGCGCTGTGTGGCATGGTGTAGCATCTCCTCttcatttcaaaacagtttgaagacgtCTGGGCATCAAGGTTATGAGTGTCTGGAGATTTGCTGCAGGAATTTGGTCCCATTCTTGCCTGATACAGGTTTGCAACTCCTGTAGAGTTTGTGGTCTTCCTTGacgtatttttcttttaatgacacaccaaatattctttatttttaatactctATATTCTGGctcatgtaatttaatatagccttttggttttaattttataaaaaaaggcaCTACATTTCCAGAATTCGGGTTCTAGTCAACATAGGCTAGAATTGGAAAAGAATAATATCTTTTGGTCCACAAATATATCTTTTCATACAATTCCATGTACAGCACTGCACTGTAATGTGAAGcaacaaaagcacaataaaagagCTCAAAGATTTGTAGAAGCAAGTTTAAATGCCATGGTTGCTTCAAAACATATGTTTAATGGCAAGTTAGGTTTAAGTTATGGCTTAGtgtagggtttttttgtttgtttgttttcaaatacAATACAGTGTTAACCGTTTAGCATCACTCAACGGTAGGTGACACTAACCATGACACATTCAGCATCTGCTACATAGAAAACTGAACAATGTTTTAATGCCTGAAACACCGTATTGtaattttgcagaaatgtcaccACAGGCACATTTTTCCAATTAGCTATTAGCAGATACTGTCCTATTGTATATATTCACAGGAAAACTATTCATTCGGTAGCGGTggcaaataaattattcatctCAGAAGCACAGGCTCACAGATGTACACGCTCCCTGGATGTGTTCATAGAAACCTAAGTCTTTTGCATCATTGTGTTTCTGCAGGAAATAGTGCCAACAGATGTCAAAATCCAGCTGATAGACATGCTCTCTCAGACCGGGCTGCCCATCATCGAAGCCACTAGCTTTGTGTCTTCAAAGTGGGTAGCACAGGTAATAAGGTGCGACTGTTATCCTCAAGAGTGTGTTGGCTGATATCCTGTGGCTTTTCTGTCAACACAAAACCACTGCATTTGGTATTCACGCCCAAAAACTGCATTTGCGCAAAACCTCTTGGGATGAAGCTTGAGTATAAACtcttgttggtttgttttttggtttttcagaTGGCAGACCACACTGCAGTGTTGAGAGGGATTAAAAGGTCTCCTGACGTTAGATACCCTGTTCTGACTCCCAATATTCAGGGCTTCCAGGCAGCTGTAAGTAAATATTTGTatcatttacatgtatttacaagTGACATTTGCAATTTACCTTCCATGCCAGGTCAATGATATTTTTCTTGTATAATAAACCACTTTATTTATGCATGCGCTCTGCCTGCGCATTCACCACCCCTTTGCTTTACATAAGAGCACAACCTTTAAATCTTGtactatttatttgtaaatgtttagcCCGTTTCTGTTAATTGCTTTCCCTGCTAATCATGCGAGTTGTGCTCACAAGCCAACATCTATAAGCACAAACTTGATGAAATGTTTCCTGTTAAAGGTTGCAGCAGGAGCTACTGAAGTGGCAGTGTTTGGTTCCGCCTCAGAGACTTTTAGCAGGAAGAACATCAACTGCTCTATAGAGGAGAGTTTGCAGAGGTTTGAGCAGGTCATCTCTGCAGCCAAACGGGAAGGTGTACCAGTGCGCGGGTATGTTTCACCGACACCAGCTttcttctgtgtgttttctttgaGGTTTATGCTAGTGGACTTTCAGTTTTTGCAGAAATTAAGCTCTCTCCAGATTTCTGCTCATAAGCTGCCATCTTTGTAACAGTGTCCCCTGTGCTGAGTCACTGCTTAACTAGGACGGGagcaaatatttatgtttatactaGCAGACTCTGGGATCCATCTTTGGTGTGACATTGAGCAGGAGTAATATCAACTTGGAAATGATTGCAGCATGACGGGAAGGCATAGCTTTGTGCCATATACCCAGTATTCATATTCAAGTAAAAAGCCTGTGTTCATTATGTGTACTTTGACGCACTAATTTTGAATGGCAATCTGTTGTAGGCAAGAAGGTAACCTCATATTCAGGATTATGGCTGACTTATCATAACAGCCAATATTATCAGCCACTGAAACCCCGCGGGAGTAAGTTTAAGAATGATAAGTTACCTTGGACCACAAACCCAGTCATAAGGGACCATTCTCAGAAAAGggatatttatatacaatatttggCTAAAATGCAACCATTTGAAAATCTAGAATctgaaggtgcaaaaaaaaaaaagattgagaaAATTGCTTTTGAAATTGTCCAAATCAAGTTCTTAGCAAGGTATAGCTATAAATGaagtttttagatatttataaaatgtacaaatgtaaaaaacatctTCACCAAAcatctttaattaattttctaatGATTCTCGGCATAAAAGGTAGGTGTTCCTAGGTAACATGTTGTTTTCAAAATTGGCAGAGCTTGTAGCTGAATTCTGCAAGTGTGCAATTCATGTGTCCATAGTTAAAAAAAGGTGCACTGGATCAAGGTCTGAAGTAGTTACTGGATAGTTGTAGGTTTGACTCTCCCTGATGTTTTTGAATGCTCTATAATGCTAATTGGTGACTTTCCCTgcaaaaaacaagtaaaattcTTATTGGTTGCAGAAAGCTTATTAAAATAAGCTGAAATAATTATCTCTAAGCTGCTAACATAATACCACTCAGACATTTGATCCAGCTGATTGTCCCTGTGCTAAATGACTATTGAGCATGAACATCAGGACTATAGTTTTCAGGAGCCATTCGTTATATAAGCAAATTCCAAGATTGATCTTTGGTTTAACCGAGAGGTCAGTGGTTTCTTTTATtgtgcttacatttttttagactGTTTTCCTTAGAGGTTTTGAGATGGGGCACCAGAGCAAGATGAAATTATTCCAGAATTAATGAGTAAATAAGTCAAGTTCCAGATGTGCATGCAGTGTGGTGCTTTGTATCAGTTACAAGTACAAGTCCAGATGTGTCCACAGTTTTTAGGCTGTGCTCTTTACcgaataaaaaaaaccaaaaaaacgaTAGAGAGCAGTCACTTCAGTCTGACGAACTCATTCTGGCAAATGTGACTCAACGCTTAACGTTCAAGAAGAGACTATACGGAAATTCTGGTAGCACACAGCAGTATCGTCTGACGACCACAAGCCCAAGAGAAACATTTTCAACTTTTCACTTGCTTGTTCACTGTTTCTAGCAGAACATGTTTCCTTTACATATGGAAAGCGCATATAGCTTTTACGTCGCTCTCTAGCACCGTTCCTCATTCTCACTGTCAACACTATTGGTACGATTTGTCACAACCGTTTGACACCGACCATATGTTTCGCCTGCTGCTgaacgttttgttttattctgtgatAGATGTAATCCATTGTAAGAGCAGTTCTGGCCGCTGTGGACTGTTCTGCTTGTGGTTGCAGTAAAACAGCACTTGGCGTTATTTCACCTATGTTGCATGAC from Puntigrus tetrazona isolate hp1 unplaced genomic scaffold, ASM1883169v1 S000001170, whole genome shotgun sequence carries:
- the hmgcll1 gene encoding 3-hydroxy-3-methylglutaryl-CoA lyase, cytoplasmic isoform X1 gives rise to the protein MGNVSSAVKHCLSYETFLRDYPWYPRLLWEEKCAELPKLPRCVKIVEVGPRDGLQNEKEIVPTDVKIQLIDMLSQTGLPIIEATSFVSSKWVAQMADHTAVLRGIKRSPDVRYPVLTPNIQGFQAAVAAGATEVAVFGSASETFSRKNINCSIEESLQRFEQVISAAKREGVPVRGYVSCALGCPYEGQVKPSQVTKVAKRLFELGCYEVSLGDTIGVGTAGSMAEMLSDVLTEVPISALAVHCHDTYGQALPNILIALQMGVSVVDSSVAGLGGCPYAKGASGNVSTEDVLYMLHGLGIETGVDLWKVMEAGEFICKALNRTTNSKVSQATKNIQPFHSK